The Silvanigrella paludirubra genome contains a region encoding:
- a CDS encoding homoserine kinase, which translates to MIKKNLKSVSAFAPATCANVAVGFDILGFAIHNVGDIVTLKKRDDNQIIIVEISGESNIPLETSKNAASAVVKKLCDDLSISTGFSIYIQKGIAIGSGMGGSAASSVAALVALNAFLENPLSKNELAEYALFGEEIACGHKHADNIVPSLFGGMTLIQSSNPINVVTLPSLEIYNIVIHPHLRVNTKDARDALQNDLSLKLHVKQCANLASFISAIYKNDLELLKKSSEDYVVEPQRAKLIPNFYEVKQSAMDSGAISVSFSGSGPSLFAFAENEFMANKIAKNMQDKFKEYGIESDFWISNFKAQGAYIKEIIEG; encoded by the coding sequence ATGATTAAAAAAAATTTAAAGTCTGTTAGTGCGTTTGCTCCCGCTACATGCGCCAATGTAGCGGTTGGTTTTGATATTTTAGGATTCGCTATACATAATGTAGGAGATATTGTTACTTTAAAAAAAAGGGACGATAATCAAATTATCATTGTCGAAATAAGTGGAGAATCAAATATTCCGTTAGAAACCTCAAAAAATGCGGCTTCTGCAGTTGTAAAAAAACTGTGCGATGATCTTTCTATTTCAACTGGATTTTCTATTTATATTCAAAAAGGAATTGCCATTGGATCTGGAATGGGTGGATCCGCAGCCTCTTCCGTAGCAGCGTTGGTTGCTTTGAACGCATTTCTTGAAAACCCATTATCTAAAAATGAACTTGCAGAATATGCTCTTTTTGGTGAAGAAATTGCATGCGGACATAAGCATGCAGATAATATAGTTCCATCTCTTTTTGGTGGAATGACTTTAATTCAATCATCGAATCCCATTAATGTAGTTACATTACCTTCGCTTGAAATATATAATATAGTCATTCACCCACATTTAAGAGTTAATACTAAAGATGCTCGAGATGCATTACAAAATGATTTATCATTAAAGTTACATGTTAAACAATGCGCTAATTTAGCAAGCTTTATTTCGGCTATATATAAAAATGATCTTGAGCTTTTAAAAAAATCAAGTGAAGATTATGTAGTTGAACCACAGAGAGCTAAATTAATACCTAATTTCTACGAAGTAAAACAAAGTGCAATGGATTCGGGCGCAATTTCAGTATCTTTTTCAGGATCGGGACCAAGTCTATTTGCTTTTGCAGAAAATGAGTTTATGGCTAATAAAATAGCTAAAAATATGCAAGATAAATTTAAAGAATATGGAATTGAGTCTGATTTTTGGATTTCAAATTTTAAAGCTCAAGGTGCATACATTAAAGAAATAATTGAAGGATAA